From a region of the Rhodococcus sp. 4CII genome:
- a CDS encoding endonuclease/exonuclease/phosphatase family protein translates to MIVTWGVRALTALGWLAVLVGVFGVALRFLDVQNQRLLVLASAAPYLMAAAAIGVLLLGITRHWIGFGAALAVAAVATLSQAPLYVANGSVTASGPELTVMQANIWLGNADADALVRQIRDRDVDVLTVDELTPEAVDRLVAAGIDAALPFSFLMPGGGGEGTGIWSRYPLTDKVHHSEFVLSALSARMELPDGTSTALYAFHPVPPWPSDPSLWSREMDRIKTILDAVPADSGPVIVSGDFNSTRDHVKYRNLVTGRYRDAADEVGAGIQNTYPADRQPFPPMIAIDHIVTSGAQAQSVDSVVVTGSDHRGLIARITLGG, encoded by the coding sequence GTGATCGTCACCTGGGGGGTGCGCGCGCTGACCGCCCTCGGGTGGCTCGCGGTGCTCGTCGGCGTGTTCGGCGTGGCGCTGCGATTCCTCGACGTCCAGAACCAGCGTCTGCTCGTCCTGGCATCCGCGGCGCCCTACCTCATGGCGGCGGCCGCGATCGGGGTGTTGTTGCTCGGAATCACCCGGCACTGGATCGGTTTCGGCGCGGCGCTGGCGGTGGCCGCGGTCGCCACGCTGTCGCAGGCACCGCTGTACGTGGCGAACGGTTCGGTGACGGCGTCCGGGCCGGAACTGACGGTGATGCAGGCCAACATCTGGCTCGGCAACGCGGACGCCGATGCGCTCGTCCGGCAGATCCGGGATCGGGACGTCGACGTGCTCACGGTCGACGAACTCACACCGGAGGCCGTCGACCGGTTGGTGGCCGCGGGAATCGATGCAGCCCTGCCGTTCTCGTTCCTGATGCCGGGCGGCGGCGGCGAGGGAACGGGGATCTGGAGCCGGTACCCGCTGACCGACAAGGTCCACCACTCCGAATTCGTGCTGTCCGCTCTGTCGGCCCGGATGGAACTCCCGGACGGTACGAGCACGGCGCTGTACGCGTTCCACCCCGTCCCGCCGTGGCCGTCGGATCCGTCCCTGTGGTCACGCGAGATGGACCGGATCAAGACGATTCTCGATGCCGTCCCCGCCGACTCCGGTCCGGTGATCGTCAGCGGCGACTTCAACTCCACCCGCGACCACGTCAAATACCGGAATCTCGTGACCGGACGGTACCGGGACGCCGCCGACGAGGTGGGCGCCGGAATCCAGAACACGTATCCCGCCGACCGGCAACCGTTCCCGCCGATGATCGCCATCGATCACATCGTCACCAGTGGTGCGCAGGCGCAGTCCGTGGACTCGGTGGTGGTGACGGGTTCGGATCACCGCGGCCTGATCGCGAGGATCACCCTCGGCGGCTGA
- a CDS encoding antibiotic biosynthesis monooxygenase → MPHPPSPPASPVSVIFQRRIDDASYADYARWQKRAADALATVPGFIDQEIVPPSPPVQDDWVDVLRFATIEEARAWLDSDVRTELVAEIKHAFIGNEDVHLLTGEQTHAQSATSVVISCHIAPEDESAFMDWQRKISAAEAGFRGFRGHKVERPVQGITEDWTIVLSFDTEDNLASWMDSPERAALLQEGEQFNKNLRIRKASYGFDFWFRGAGGDEPPPVPVARSNLLALLVLYPLVVIWGHFVSAPFIEAHGVPIAVALFIGNLVTTQILGWWAVPAAFKAFGWWMDPGIPARRRNLGYAVMIALFGISIGVCTLLFMIPTT, encoded by the coding sequence GTGCCGCACCCACCCAGCCCACCCGCATCACCGGTGTCGGTGATCTTCCAGCGCCGGATCGACGACGCGAGCTACGCCGACTACGCACGGTGGCAGAAACGTGCGGCGGACGCGCTCGCGACGGTTCCGGGGTTCATCGATCAGGAGATCGTGCCGCCGTCGCCACCCGTTCAGGACGACTGGGTGGACGTGCTGCGGTTCGCCACCATCGAGGAGGCGCGGGCCTGGCTCGACAGCGACGTGCGCACGGAACTGGTGGCGGAGATCAAGCACGCCTTCATCGGCAACGAGGACGTCCACCTGCTCACCGGCGAGCAGACGCACGCCCAATCGGCGACGTCGGTGGTGATCTCCTGTCACATCGCACCCGAGGACGAGTCGGCCTTCATGGACTGGCAGCGCAAGATCTCCGCCGCCGAGGCCGGGTTCCGGGGTTTCCGGGGACACAAGGTCGAGAGGCCCGTGCAGGGAATCACCGAGGACTGGACGATCGTTCTCAGCTTCGACACCGAGGACAACCTGGCGTCGTGGATGGATTCACCCGAGCGAGCCGCTCTCCTCCAGGAAGGTGAGCAGTTCAACAAGAATCTCCGAATCCGCAAAGCAAGCTACGGCTTCGACTTCTGGTTCCGCGGCGCCGGCGGGGACGAGCCGCCCCCGGTGCCCGTCGCCCGCAGCAATCTGCTGGCGCTGCTGGTGCTGTATCCACTCGTCGTGATCTGGGGGCACTTCGTCAGTGCACCGTTCATCGAGGCGCACGGGGTGCCGATCGCTGTGGCCCTCTTCATCGGGAACCTGGTCACCACCCAGATACTCGGCTGGTGGGCCGTGCCAGCCGCGTTCAAGGCATTCGGGTGGTGGATGGATCCGGGAATCCCCGCCCGGCGGCGAAACCTGGGCTACGCCGTGATGATCGCGCTGTTCGGAATCTCGATCGGCGTGTGCACGCTGCTGTTCATGATCCCGACGACCTAG
- a CDS encoding glycine betaine ABC transporter substrate-binding protein, with the protein MNLVRKAIAATAVTLCGVLAASCGLESGGALPLSVEPGSIQPVPELEGVKITVGSKDFTEQVTLGYIIEFALSAAGADVRDLTNIQGSNSTRDAQLDGQIDVTYEYTGTGWINYLGNEIPIPDPTAQFEAVRDEDLERNGMVWVDPAPMNNTYALATSRQTAEETGVTTLSQYADLVNRDPAAATTCVETEFNVRQDGFPGMAEKYGFDPARANRQILQTGIIYQATADGTQCKFGEVFTTDGRIIALDLVLLDDDRQFFPKYNPAITMRKDFAEAHPQVAEVMAPISAALTNEEITELNRRVDVEGEEPADVARDWLVDKGFVTLP; encoded by the coding sequence ATGAACCTCGTCCGGAAGGCGATCGCCGCGACGGCAGTGACGCTGTGCGGGGTCCTCGCCGCGTCGTGTGGTCTCGAATCCGGTGGGGCCCTGCCGCTGTCGGTGGAACCGGGCAGCATCCAGCCGGTCCCCGAACTCGAGGGTGTCAAGATCACGGTCGGTTCCAAGGATTTCACCGAGCAGGTCACCCTCGGGTACATCATCGAGTTCGCGCTGAGCGCCGCCGGCGCAGATGTCCGCGACCTCACCAACATCCAGGGGTCCAACAGCACGCGGGACGCGCAACTGGACGGTCAGATCGACGTCACCTACGAGTACACCGGGACCGGGTGGATCAACTACCTCGGCAACGAGATCCCGATCCCGGACCCGACCGCGCAGTTCGAGGCGGTCCGCGACGAGGATCTCGAACGCAACGGCATGGTGTGGGTGGATCCGGCCCCGATGAACAACACCTACGCACTGGCGACGAGCAGGCAGACCGCGGAGGAGACGGGGGTCACCACGTTGTCCCAGTACGCGGACCTCGTCAACCGTGATCCCGCCGCGGCGACGACGTGCGTGGAGACCGAGTTCAACGTCCGCCAGGACGGCTTCCCCGGTATGGCCGAGAAGTACGGTTTCGATCCGGCCCGCGCGAACCGCCAGATCCTGCAGACCGGCATCATCTATCAGGCCACCGCGGACGGGACGCAGTGCAAGTTCGGCGAGGTGTTCACGACTGACGGCCGCATCATCGCGCTCGATCTGGTGCTGCTGGACGACGATCGCCAGTTCTTCCCGAAATACAACCCGGCGATCACCATGCGCAAGGATTTCGCCGAGGCACATCCGCAGGTGGCGGAGGTGATGGCGCCGATCTCCGCGGCGCTGACCAACGAGGAGATCACCGAACTGAACCGCCGGGTCGACGTCGAGGGCGAGGAACCGGCGGACGTGGCCCGGGACTGGCTGGTGGACAAGGGGTTCGTCACCCTCCCGTGA
- a CDS encoding ATP-binding cassette domain-containing protein, which translates to MTDLDTPRTHGSTVSGVDIVLEDVVKSYPGQESAAVDNVSMRIPAGEIVVLVGPSGCGKTTTMRMINRLIEPTSGKITIGGKDALSIDPDKLRRGIGYSIQQAGLFPHLTIAKNVGTVPGLIGWDKKKIADRTDEMLDLVGLEPGLYRERYPRQLSGGQQQRVGVARALAADPPVLLMDEPFGAVDPITRALLQDELMRLQSELGKTIVFVTHDFNEAVKLGDRIAVLGNQSHIMQYDTPEAILAHPANDMVAGFVGADAALKQLTLTRVAEVELLDCPTAYEDGSVDDLRAAIAPRQIKWGIILDARDRPIRWVSVRHLANATSLRDVGDPIDEVMSTRSTLQDALEALLAESSASTIVTGKRGEYRGLISIDTLVQHLSAMREEHSHDEDTEDTEHTEPGRNGASEGGTPS; encoded by the coding sequence GTGACTGATCTCGATACACCTCGCACCCACGGCAGCACCGTCTCCGGTGTGGACATCGTCCTCGAAGACGTCGTCAAGAGCTACCCGGGTCAGGAGAGCGCGGCCGTCGACAACGTCTCGATGCGCATCCCCGCGGGGGAGATCGTGGTGCTCGTCGGCCCGTCCGGCTGCGGGAAGACCACGACGATGCGCATGATCAACCGGCTCATCGAACCGACGTCGGGGAAGATCACGATCGGCGGCAAGGACGCCCTGTCCATCGACCCGGACAAGTTGCGGCGCGGCATCGGCTATTCGATTCAGCAGGCCGGGCTGTTCCCGCACCTGACCATCGCGAAGAACGTCGGCACCGTTCCCGGCCTGATCGGCTGGGACAAGAAGAAGATCGCCGATCGCACCGACGAGATGCTCGACCTAGTCGGACTCGAGCCCGGCCTCTACCGCGAGCGCTACCCCCGGCAGTTGTCGGGCGGTCAGCAGCAGCGGGTCGGGGTGGCGCGCGCGCTCGCCGCCGATCCCCCGGTCCTGCTGATGGACGAGCCGTTCGGCGCGGTCGACCCGATCACGCGCGCACTGCTGCAGGACGAGCTGATGCGACTGCAGTCCGAACTCGGCAAGACCATCGTCTTCGTGACGCACGATTTCAACGAGGCCGTCAAACTGGGTGATCGCATCGCGGTGCTGGGCAACCAGTCGCACATCATGCAGTACGACACTCCGGAGGCGATCCTCGCCCATCCCGCCAACGACATGGTGGCCGGGTTCGTCGGAGCGGACGCCGCGCTGAAGCAGCTGACGCTCACCCGGGTGGCGGAGGTCGAGCTCCTCGACTGCCCCACCGCGTACGAGGACGGCTCGGTGGACGATCTGCGGGCGGCGATCGCACCCCGGCAGATCAAGTGGGGCATCATTCTCGACGCGCGGGATCGTCCGATCCGCTGGGTGTCCGTCAGGCATCTGGCCAACGCGACCTCGCTGCGCGACGTCGGCGACCCGATCGACGAGGTGATGTCCACCCGGTCGACGCTGCAGGACGCGCTCGAGGCGCTGCTGGCGGAGAGCAGCGCGTCGACGATCGTCACGGGTAAGCGCGGCGAATACCGCGGCCTGATCTCGATCGACACCCTCGTGCAGCACCTGTCCGCGATGCGCGAGGAACACTCGCACGACGAGGACACCGAGGACACCGAGCACACCGAGCCGGGGCGGAACGGGGCGAGTGAGGGCGGGACGCCGTCATGA
- the glnA gene encoding type I glutamate--ammonia ligase — protein MDRQKEFVLRTLEERDIRFVRLWFTDVLGYLKSVAIAPAELEGAFEEGIGFDGSAIEGFSRVSEADTVAKPDASTFQVLPWSSSKGHQHSARMFCDIAMPDGSPSWADSRHVLRRQLNKASDLGFSCYVHPEIEFFLLENGPIDGTPPKPADSGGYFDQAVHDSAPNFRRHAIDALESMGISVEFSHHEAAPGQQEIDLRYADALSMADNVMTFRYVVKEVAIAEGVRATFMPKPFSDQAGSAMHTHMSLFEGDTNAFHNPDDPMQLSETGKAFIAGILEHANEISAVTNQWVNSYKRLIHGGEAPTAASWGPSNRSALVRVPMYTPNKASSRRVEIRSPDSACNPYLTFAVLLAAGLRGIEKGYELPPEAEDDVWALTSAERRAMGYRELPGNLDGALREMEKSELVAEALGEHVFDFFLRNKRREWEEYRSHVTPFELKTYLGL, from the coding sequence ATGGATCGCCAAAAGGAATTCGTGCTTCGCACCCTCGAAGAGCGCGACATTCGGTTCGTCCGATTGTGGTTCACGGACGTTCTCGGATACCTGAAATCGGTGGCGATCGCCCCCGCGGAACTCGAGGGCGCCTTCGAGGAGGGCATCGGCTTCGACGGTTCCGCGATCGAGGGCTTCTCCCGGGTCTCCGAGGCGGACACGGTCGCGAAGCCGGACGCCTCCACGTTCCAGGTGCTGCCGTGGAGTTCGAGCAAGGGGCATCAGCACTCCGCCCGCATGTTCTGCGACATCGCCATGCCCGACGGATCCCCCTCCTGGGCGGACTCGCGGCACGTGCTGCGTCGTCAGCTGAACAAGGCGAGCGACCTCGGATTCAGCTGCTACGTGCATCCCGAGATCGAGTTCTTCCTCCTGGAGAACGGGCCGATCGACGGCACTCCGCCGAAGCCCGCAGACTCCGGCGGCTATTTCGACCAGGCCGTCCACGACTCCGCGCCCAACTTCCGCCGGCACGCCATCGACGCGCTCGAGTCGATGGGCATCTCCGTCGAGTTCAGCCATCACGAGGCCGCGCCCGGCCAGCAGGAGATCGACCTGCGGTACGCGGACGCGCTGTCGATGGCCGACAACGTGATGACGTTCCGTTACGTCGTCAAGGAGGTCGCGATCGCCGAGGGCGTGCGCGCGACCTTCATGCCGAAGCCGTTCAGCGATCAGGCCGGATCGGCGATGCACACGCACATGAGCCTGTTCGAAGGCGACACCAACGCATTCCACAACCCGGACGATCCGATGCAGCTGTCGGAGACCGGGAAGGCGTTCATCGCCGGCATCCTCGAGCACGCCAACGAGATCAGCGCGGTCACCAACCAGTGGGTGAACTCCTACAAGCGCCTGATCCACGGCGGCGAGGCCCCGACCGCGGCGTCCTGGGGTCCGTCCAACCGGTCGGCGCTGGTCCGCGTCCCGATGTACACGCCGAACAAGGCGTCGTCGCGGCGTGTCGAGATCCGCAGCCCCGACTCGGCCTGCAACCCCTATCTGACGTTCGCGGTGCTGCTCGCTGCGGGTCTGCGGGGCATCGAGAAGGGCTACGAGCTTCCGCCCGAGGCCGAGGACGACGTGTGGGCGCTGACGTCTGCCGAGCGCCGCGCCATGGGCTACCGGGAACTGCCCGGCAACCTCGACGGCGCGCTGCGCGAGATGGAGAAGTCGGAACTGGTGGCCGAGGCGCTCGGTGAGCACGTGTTCGACTTCTTCCTGCGCAACAAGCGTCGTGAGTGGGAGGAGTACCGGAGCCACGTGACACCGTTCGAACTCAAGACGTATCTGGGGTTGTGA
- a CDS encoding bifunctional [glutamine synthetase] adenylyltransferase/[glutamine synthetase]-adenylyl-L-tyrosine phosphorylase encodes MVKPPAARSAVPGPGRLGLVEPTAPSELRDLGWVGEDSIELLWSLSRAANADLALRTLVRLKDGLGDEWAELDAALRADKGLRGRLFGLFGASSAFGDHLVADPASWKILAGDVRLPSKDEAIATMLAAVGAEPEKGTHPDANLSRASVTGPEAVAALRKAYRDELMLLAAVDLAATVENEPVLPYQTVGHQLSDLADAALNAALAVAVAAVCPDAPCPVRLAVIAMGKCGARELNYVSDVDVVFVAEPADAVASRIAGEMMRVGSSAFFDVDAALRPEGKRGELVRTLESHVTYYKRWAKTWEFQALLKARPMIGDRALGQQYFDALNPMVWTASEREDFVPEVQAMRRRVEEMVPPELRERELKLGRGSLRDVEFAVQLLQLVHGRADEALHVQSTIDALTALAARGYVGRDDAANLAASYEFLRLLEHRLQLQKLRRTHTLPPADDEEALRWLARAAHMRPDGSKDALGVLNAEIKRNAHRVRRLHAKLFYRPLLESVARIDKEALRLSPDAAIRQLAALGYIAPENALGHLTALTSGASRKGRIQALLLPTLLESLADTPDPDAGLLAYRRLSDAMTDQTWFLRLLRDEASVAERLMTVLGSSAYVPDLLIKAPDVVRLFADSPAGPRLLESKPEDVARGILTASARHDDPTRAIAAARSLRRYELARIASADILGMLDVPGVCQALSSVWAAVLNAALAAVIKASEKELGTPAPATFTVIGMGRLGGGELGYGSDADVLFVCEPREGIDETVAVKWANSIGDKVRALLGAPSTDPPLEVDTGLRPEGRSGPMVRTLASYEAYYAQWAQAWEIQALLRAHHVAGDADLGLRFLHMIDKTRYPEGGVSEQAVREIRRIKARVDSERLPRGADPATHTKLGRGGLADIEWTVQLIQLRHAHEIESLHNTSTLETLDAIGAAELLSESDVELLRDAWITATKARNCLVLVRGKATDQLPGSGRVLSAVAQIAGWGGGDAGEFLDHYLRVTRRAKAVVERVFGE; translated from the coding sequence ATGGTGAAGCCTCCGGCAGCGCGTTCTGCCGTTCCCGGTCCGGGTCGTCTGGGTCTCGTCGAGCCGACCGCTCCGTCCGAACTCCGCGATCTGGGGTGGGTCGGCGAAGACAGCATCGAACTGCTCTGGTCGTTGTCGCGGGCGGCGAACGCCGATCTCGCACTCCGCACCCTGGTGCGCCTGAAGGACGGTCTCGGCGACGAGTGGGCTGAACTCGATGCGGCGCTGCGGGCCGACAAGGGTCTGCGCGGCCGGTTGTTCGGACTGTTCGGCGCGTCCAGCGCCTTCGGCGATCACCTGGTCGCGGATCCTGCGTCGTGGAAGATCCTCGCCGGCGACGTCCGCCTGCCGTCGAAGGACGAGGCGATCGCCACGATGCTGGCCGCGGTCGGTGCCGAGCCCGAGAAGGGTACCCACCCGGACGCCAACCTCTCGCGTGCGTCGGTGACCGGACCCGAGGCCGTCGCGGCGCTGCGCAAGGCGTACCGCGACGAGCTGATGCTGCTCGCCGCCGTCGACCTCGCGGCGACCGTCGAGAATGAACCGGTACTGCCGTACCAGACGGTCGGGCACCAGCTGTCCGATCTGGCGGACGCCGCATTGAACGCCGCCCTCGCGGTGGCCGTGGCGGCCGTCTGTCCGGACGCCCCGTGCCCCGTGCGTCTGGCCGTCATCGCCATGGGCAAGTGCGGTGCGCGCGAACTCAATTACGTGAGCGACGTGGACGTTGTCTTCGTCGCCGAACCCGCCGACGCGGTCGCCAGCCGGATCGCGGGCGAGATGATGCGCGTCGGGTCGTCGGCGTTCTTCGACGTGGACGCCGCGCTGCGGCCCGAGGGCAAGCGCGGCGAACTCGTCCGCACGCTCGAATCCCACGTCACGTATTACAAGCGCTGGGCCAAGACCTGGGAATTCCAGGCACTCCTCAAGGCCCGTCCGATGATCGGCGATCGCGCGCTGGGGCAGCAGTACTTCGACGCACTCAACCCCATGGTGTGGACCGCATCGGAACGCGAGGACTTCGTGCCCGAGGTGCAGGCGATGCGTCGCCGGGTGGAGGAGATGGTTCCGCCCGAACTCCGCGAACGCGAACTGAAACTCGGCCGGGGTAGTCTGCGCGACGTCGAGTTCGCCGTCCAGCTCCTGCAACTCGTGCACGGCCGCGCTGACGAGGCTCTGCACGTCCAGAGCACCATCGACGCCCTCACCGCACTCGCCGCCCGTGGCTACGTGGGCCGCGACGACGCCGCGAATCTCGCTGCGTCCTACGAGTTCCTGCGATTGCTCGAGCACCGGCTGCAGTTGCAGAAACTGCGTCGCACGCACACCCTGCCACCTGCCGACGACGAGGAAGCGCTGCGCTGGCTGGCGCGGGCCGCTCACATGCGGCCCGACGGCAGCAAGGACGCACTCGGCGTTCTCAACGCGGAGATCAAACGCAACGCGCACCGGGTCCGCCGGCTGCACGCCAAGCTGTTCTACCGTCCGCTGCTCGAGTCGGTGGCGCGCATCGACAAGGAAGCCCTGCGGCTGAGCCCGGATGCGGCCATCCGCCAGCTGGCGGCGCTGGGCTACATCGCCCCGGAGAACGCGCTCGGACACCTCACCGCACTCACCAGCGGTGCGTCCCGCAAGGGCCGCATCCAGGCGCTGCTGCTGCCGACGCTGCTCGAATCGCTCGCCGACACACCGGATCCCGATGCCGGACTGCTCGCCTACCGGCGGCTGTCCGACGCGATGACCGATCAGACGTGGTTCCTTCGCCTGCTGCGCGACGAGGCGTCGGTCGCCGAGCGGCTGATGACGGTGCTGGGATCGTCCGCGTACGTCCCGGATCTGCTGATCAAGGCACCTGACGTGGTGCGGTTGTTCGCGGATTCGCCGGCCGGGCCCCGACTTCTGGAGTCGAAGCCCGAGGACGTCGCGCGCGGCATCCTCACGGCGTCGGCACGTCACGACGACCCGACCCGTGCGATCGCCGCGGCTCGGTCGCTGCGGCGGTACGAGCTCGCCCGCATCGCGTCCGCGGACATCCTCGGCATGCTCGACGTACCCGGCGTCTGCCAGGCCCTGTCGTCCGTGTGGGCGGCCGTGCTCAACGCCGCCCTGGCGGCCGTGATCAAGGCGAGCGAGAAAGAACTCGGCACGCCCGCTCCCGCGACCTTCACGGTGATCGGAATGGGCAGGCTCGGCGGCGGCGAACTCGGCTACGGATCGGACGCGGACGTGCTGTTCGTGTGCGAGCCGCGCGAGGGAATCGACGAGACCGTCGCCGTCAAGTGGGCCAACAGCATCGGTGACAAGGTCCGCGCCCTGCTCGGTGCGCCCAGCACCGATCCGCCGCTCGAGGTCGACACGGGACTGCGACCGGAGGGGCGGAGCGGCCCCATGGTGCGCACGCTGGCGTCCTACGAGGCGTACTACGCGCAGTGGGCGCAGGCCTGGGAGATCCAGGCGCTGCTGCGCGCGCACCACGTCGCGGGCGACGCCGATCTGGGACTGCGATTCCTGCACATGATCGACAAGACGCGCTACCCGGAGGGCGGGGTGTCGGAGCAGGCGGTTCGCGAGATCCGGCGCATCAAGGCCCGGGTGGATTCCGAGCGACTGCCGCGGGGCGCCGATCCCGCGACCCACACCAAGCTCGGTCGCGGAGGTCTCGCCGACATCGAATGGACGGTGCAGCTGATCCAGCTCCGCCATGCGCACGAGATCGAGTCGCTGCACAACACGTCGACACTCGAAACGCTCGACGCGATCGGCGCGGCCGAATTGCTCAGCGAGTCCGACGTAGAACTGCTGCGCGACGCGTGGATCACCGCGACGAAGGCCCGTAATTGCCTCGTGCTCGTCCGCGGCAAGGCCACCGATCAGCTTCCCGGTTCGGGGCGCGTCCTGTCCGCGGTCGCGCAGATCGCCGGCTGGGGCGGCGGCGACGCCGGCGAGTTCCTGGACCATTACCTGCGGGTGACCCGGCGGGCCAAGGCTGTGGTGGAGAGAGTCTTCGGGGAGTGA
- a CDS encoding ABC transporter permease, protein MTAAVATKASAPAARRSERARLLVQPIIVVILVVGVLVWAFSRDLTATQKGSLNAANIATLTWQHVLITVVVVAIVVVIAVPLGVLLTRPGFTRLAPIFIGIANIGQAAPAIGLLVLLFLATGTTGFWIGVLPIAFYSLLPVLRNTILGLQEVNPAVIDAGRGQGMTAGLVLRKVEFPLAVPYILAGLRTSLVLAVGTATLSFLVSAGGLGILIDTGYKLRDNVTLVVGAVLAVALALLVDWCGALAEEFLGPKGLR, encoded by the coding sequence ATGACGGCCGCCGTCGCCACCAAGGCCTCCGCGCCGGCCGCCCGGCGTTCCGAGCGGGCCCGGTTGCTGGTCCAGCCGATCATCGTGGTGATCCTGGTCGTGGGCGTCCTCGTCTGGGCGTTCAGCCGCGACCTCACCGCCACGCAGAAGGGCAGTCTCAACGCCGCAAACATCGCCACCCTGACGTGGCAGCACGTGCTGATCACGGTCGTGGTGGTGGCGATCGTCGTCGTCATCGCCGTCCCACTCGGGGTGCTGCTGACCCGGCCCGGGTTCACCCGCCTCGCACCGATCTTCATCGGTATCGCCAACATCGGGCAGGCCGCGCCCGCCATCGGTCTGCTGGTGCTGCTGTTTCTGGCGACGGGTACCACCGGGTTCTGGATCGGTGTCCTCCCCATCGCGTTCTACTCGCTGTTGCCCGTGCTGCGGAACACGATCCTGGGCCTGCAGGAGGTCAATCCGGCGGTCATCGACGCCGGCCGTGGACAGGGCATGACCGCAGGTCTGGTGCTGCGCAAGGTGGAGTTCCCGCTCGCTGTCCCGTACATCCTCGCGGGGTTGCGCACGTCGCTGGTCCTCGCCGTGGGCACCGCGACCCTCAGTTTCCTCGTCAGCGCCGGTGGCCTGGGCATTCTCATCGACACCGGATACAAGCTGCGGGACAACGTGACCCTGGTCGTGGGGGCCGTCCTCGCGGTCGCGCTCGCGCTGCTCGTCGACTGGTGCGGCGCCCTCGCCGAGGAGTTCCTCGGCCCGAAGGGGCTGCGCTGA
- a CDS encoding ABC transporter permease, translating into MQQLWDFVSARKQQLLTDSFLHVSAVVQSVVIATVVAVAIGILVYRSPAGSAIATALASTILTIPSFALLGLLIPILGLGVAPTVTALVLYALLPIIRNTILGLASVDPAVTDAARGVGMSRTTVLSRIELPLAWPSILTGMRVSTQMLMGILAIAAYAKGPGLGNLIFSGLSRVGSPTAIPQALTGTVLIVILALVLDGILAVIGRLTTSRGIRD; encoded by the coding sequence ATACAGCAACTGTGGGACTTCGTCTCCGCCAGGAAGCAGCAGCTTCTCACCGACTCCTTCCTGCACGTCAGTGCCGTCGTGCAGTCGGTGGTGATCGCCACGGTCGTCGCGGTGGCGATCGGGATCCTGGTGTACCGCAGTCCCGCCGGCTCCGCGATCGCGACCGCGCTGGCCAGCACGATCCTCACCATCCCGTCGTTCGCTCTGCTGGGCCTGCTGATCCCGATTCTGGGGCTCGGTGTGGCCCCGACCGTCACCGCTCTGGTGCTGTACGCCCTGCTGCCGATCATCCGGAACACCATCCTCGGACTCGCGTCCGTCGACCCGGCCGTCACCGACGCCGCCCGGGGTGTGGGGATGAGCCGCACGACCGTGCTGAGCAGAATCGAACTCCCCCTCGCCTGGCCGTCGATCCTGACGGGCATGCGGGTGAGCACCCAGATGCTGATGGGCATCCTCGCGATCGCGGCGTACGCGAAGGGTCCCGGACTCGGCAACCTCATCTTCTCGGGACTGTCCCGCGTCGGCAGCCCGACGGCCATACCGCAGGCACTGACGGGGACCGTTCTGATCGTGATCCTCGCCCTCGTACTCGACGGCATCCTCGCCGTCATCGGCCGACTCACCACCTCCAGGGGGATTCGTGACTGA